The Deltaproteobacteria bacterium genome has a window encoding:
- a CDS encoding type II toxin-antitoxin system VapC family toxin, producing the protein MMVADTDVLIDYLQGKGPAAERIALELEHTQLCTTAVTRFELRAGARSARQQKLVVQLLEALPCLPLDAVGADRAAEVRRSLEQRGRSIGMGDSLIAGITLANKGMLLTRNRQHFARVPGLALGTLRD; encoded by the coding sequence ATGATGGTCGCCGACACGGACGTGCTTATCGACTATCTGCAGGGAAAAGGTCCAGCCGCAGAACGCATCGCGCTCGAGCTCGAGCACACCCAGCTCTGCACAACCGCCGTGACCCGCTTCGAGCTTCGTGCTGGTGCGCGTTCGGCGCGGCAGCAGAAGCTGGTCGTGCAGCTCCTCGAGGCTTTGCCGTGCCTGCCCCTCGACGCCGTTGGGGCAGATCGAGCCGCCGAGGTGCGACGATCCCTCGAGCAACGGGGGCGGTCGATAGGCATGGGCGACAGCCTGATCGCTGGAATCACTTTGGCGAACAAGGGCATGCTGCTGACGCGGAACAGGCAGCACTTTGCACGCGTTCCAGGTCTCGCGCTGGGAACCCTGCGAGACTGA